In Naumovozyma castellii chromosome 1, complete genome, one DNA window encodes the following:
- the ECM16 gene encoding ATP-dependent RNA helicase ECM16 (ancestral locus Anc_2.409) encodes MGTYRKRFNEKARAGHMAKLKELKKVRNKQFYREVEDESDDRVPDDKQDLDTNSELLKPVTEEEKALKKRKLQELFTPKESKVSRLKKKRLDKFIEHQLKREEKKTIIEKLQGYKIDTSLLTSSKRLGEGRQTKREEFAEALSLEKQGRSTEETRNILYEEYEPKKWDADNDTTIDKVSNTISSEHSSEEEDDDNDFDERFGGTTTKSSFIDNRPAKFGGSGFGFGFSNVKVVNKEKSASKRKYNWRQRVELQDMKKNLKEDDQDFISSSEDVGSASEGSGDSQDEVSEKDDEKEITSDTSSEATHSYAGEDFKNWANNEIKKMEGRDVDLATPKLSVDYVPIIRSEDLDDGLGETNISVDEKSQRKAFYVQVERTEEIQKVRMQLPVFREEHQIMEAIHHNDIVIICGETGSGKTTQVPQFLYESGFGSPDSPDNPGMIGITQPRRVAAVSMASRVANELGNHSSKVAYQIRFDSTTKEDTRVKFMTDGVLLREMMHDFKLTKYSSIIIDEAHERNINTDILIGMLSRCVRLRAKEHLQDPNSHKKLKLIIMSATLRVSDFSENKALFPTVPPIIEVDARQYPVAVHFNRRTAFNYTDEAFRKTCKIHRRLPPGAILIFMTGQQEITHMVKKLRKEFPFKKNEKYKRMDSTVSSVKINSKNADLEVEDIEFSTNIIDEEKFNADLDSVEEDAENDSDAEEGFDEVLEEGQSANDPLYVLPLYSLLPTKEQMKVFEKPPAGSRLCIVATNIAETSLTIPGVRYVVDCGRSKERKYNESNGVQSFEIGWVSKASANQRSGRAGRTGPGHCYRLYSSAVYERDFDQFSQPEILRMPVESVVLQMKSMAIHNIVNFPFPTPPDRTSLAKAMDLLQYLGALDSKEKITDDGKKMSLFPLSPRYSKMLLVSDNHNCLPYVVSIVSALSVGDPFISEHELGITETKIKLPEDEEGEEPVIDKEDEERKRNTRNKFYKNRNKFDRLDKESDVFRLLSVISAFDYIPRQQKELFIKDHFLRGKLLEEIVKLRKQLLYIIKSNTSKENIAVTVKDEDLKTAPPTDIQKKLLKQMVCAGFVDHVAIRADYLFPEDAKITNRSSLINIPYVPVLSQRTPEISDCFVYIHPTSILNNLGELPPKFLVYNSLHQGGNSKTRMNTLCDIKSTPLANTARKGLLLTYSKPLTGQGLKSINVSQTERYCYVVPRFGAAIDSDLKIGWDLNPIAVHQKKENGQWVVTEFVNNKKYKAVEADQKH; translated from the coding sequence ATGGGTACCTACAGAAAAAGATTCAATGAAAAGGCAAGGGCAGGCCATATGGCCAAacttaaagaattaaaaaaagtTAGAAATAAGCAATTTTATCGAGAAGTAGAAGATGAATCAGATGATAGGGTCCCAGATGATAAGCAAGACCTAGATACAAATTCAGAGCTTCTTAAGCCTGTGACTGAGGAAGAGAAGGCTTTGAAAAAGCGTAAACTGCAAGAACTTTTTACCCCAAAAGAATCGAAAGTCTCACGactaaagaagaaaagactAGATAAGTTTATTGAGCATCAActgaaaagagaagaaaaaaaaactattattgaaaaactGCAAGGTTATAAAATAGATACGTCTTTACTGACAAGTTCGAAAAGGTTAGGTGAAGGTAGGCAGACTAAAAGGGAAGAATTTGCAGAGGCATTGAGCCTAGAGAAGCAAGGTAGGAGTACGGAGGAGACTCgtaatatattatatgaagaatatgaaCCTAAAAAATGGGATGCTGATAATGATACTACGATAGATAAGGTTTCAAATACAATTTCCAGCGAACATTCgtctgaagaagaagacgatgacaatgattttgatgagAGATTTGGTGGCACAACCACTAAATCTTCTTTTATTGACAATAGGCCTGCCAAGTTTGGTGGATCCGGCTTTGGATTTGGATTCTCTAATGTCAAAGTAGTCAATAAGGAAAAAAGTGCTTCAAAAAGAAAGTATAATTGGAGACAACGTGTTGAATTACAAGatatgaaaaaaaatcttaaagaagatgacCAAGATTTTATTTCAAGCTCTGAAGATGTTGGATCGGCCAGTGAGGGATCAGGTGACTCTCAAGATGAAGTCTCAGaaaaagatgatgaaaaagaGATCACGTCAGATACTAGTTCAGAAGCCACTCATTCGTATGCAGGGGAGGATTTCAAAAACTGGGCAAacaatgaaataaaaaaaatggaagGGCGTGATGTAGACTTGGCTACTCCTAAACTCAGCGTAGATTATGTTCCAATTATTCGTTCTGAAGATCTAGACGATGGTTTGggagaaacaaatatttcgGTCGATGAGAAATCACAGAGAAAGGCATTTTATGTTCAAGTGGAGAGGACAgaagaaatccaaaaaGTTCGAATGCAATTACCAGTTTTTCGTGAAGAACATCAGATCATGGAAGCAATCCATCACAACGATATTGTGATTATTTGTGGTGAAACTGGTTCAGGTAAGACCACACAAGTTCCGCAATTTCTCTATGAATCAGGATTTGGTTCCCCAGATTCCCCAGACAATCCAGGGATGATTGGTATTACGCAACCAAGAAGAGTTGCAGCTGTCTCTATGGCCAGTCGTGTTGCTAATGAATTAGGTAATCACAGTTCAAAAGTTGCTTATCAAATCCGGTTTGATTCCACGACAAAAGAAGATACAAGGGTCAAGTTCATGACTGACGGTGTCCTATTGAGAGAAATGATGCATGATTTCAAGTTGAcgaaatattcttcaattattattgatgaagcGCATGAGAGAAACATCAATACTGATATATTAATTGGGATGTTAAGTCGTTGTGTTAGATTACGTGCGAAAGAACATTTACAAGATCCAAATAGTCACaagaaactgaaattgattattaTGTCAGCGACTTTAAGAGTTTCTGATTTCAGTGAGAATAAGGCTTTATTTCCAACTGTTCCTCCTATTATCGAAGTGGATGCCAGACAATATCCTGTAGCAGTTCATTTTAATCGTAGAACTGCCTTCAATTATACAGACGAAGCGTTCAGGAAGACATGTAAGATTCATAGAAGACTGCCGCCCGGAGCaatattaatttttatGACTGGTCAACAAGAAATCACTCACATggtaaaaaaattaagaaaagaGTTTCCatttaagaaaaatgaaaagtATAAAAGAATGGATTCGACAGTTTCCTCGGTGAAAATCAACTCTAAGAATGCCGATTTGGAAGTTGAGGATATCGAATTTAGCACAAACATTATAGAcgaagaaaaatttaacGCTGACTTAGATTCTGTGGAAGAAGATGCTGAAAATGATTCAGATGCAGAGGAAGGGTTTGATGAAGTCCTAGAAGAGGGACAGAGTGCAAACGATCCTCTTTACGTACTACCACTTTATTCCTTATTACCAACAAAGGAGCAAATGAAAGTGTTCGAAAAGCCGCCTGCTGGTTCCAGGTTATGTATTGTTGCCACTAATATTGCGGAAACATCACTAACCATTCCAGGTGTACGATATGTTGTTGATTGCGGTAGATCGAAAGAGCgtaaatataatgaatcaaATGGAGTCCAGAGTTTTGAGATTGGTTGGGTAAGTAAGGCAAGTGCAAATCAAAGGAGTGGTAGAGCAGGTCGTACTGGCCCAGGTCACTGTTATCGTTTATATTCTTCAGCGGTCTATGAACGTGATTTCGATCAATTTTCGCAACCTGAAATCTTAAGAATGCCTGTTGAAAGTGTTGTATTACAAATGAAGAGTATGGCTATTCACAATATAGTAAACTTTCCTTTTCCAACCCCTCCTGATAGGACTTCCTTGGCCAAAGCAATGGACTTGTTACAGTATTTAGGAGCCCTTGATagcaaagaaaaaattaccGATGATGGTAAAAAAATGAGCTTGTTCCCATTATCACCTAGATATTCTAAGATGCTATTGGTTTCTGATAACCATAACTGTTTGCCATATGTTGTCTCTATTGTTAGTGCATTATCTGTTGGGGATCCATTTATTTCCGAACATGAACTAGGTATCACAGAGACAAAGATAAAGCTTcctgaagatgaagaagggGAAGAGCCAGTtattgataaagaagatgaagaacGTAAGCGAAACACAAGAAATAAGTTTTACAAGAATCGGAATAAATTCGATAGATTGGATAAGGAGAGTGATGTTTTTCGTTTGCTAAGTGTAATCAGTGCTTTTGATTATATTCCCAGGCAACAAAAAGAGTTATTCATTAAGGATCATTTTCTAAGGgggaaattattggaagaaattgtgAAATTAAGAAAGCAACTTTTATACATTATCAAATCCAACACTTCTAAAGAAAACATTGCTGTTACAgttaaagatgaagatttgaaaacagCACCACCGACCgatattcaaaagaaacTGTTAAAGCAAATGGTCTGTGCCGGGTTTGTAGACCATGTTGCGATTAGAGCAGATTACTTGTTTCCTGAAGATGCAAAGATAACAAATAGATCCTCGCTTATCAATATTCCATATGTCCCAGTTTTATCACAAAGAACTCCTGAGATTTCAGATTGTTTCGTTTATATCCATCCGACatcaattttgaataatttggGTGAATTGCCACCAAAATTCCTTGTGTATAACTCATTACATCAGGGGGGGAATAGTAAGACCAGAATGAACACGCTGTGTGATATCAAGAGTACGCCACTGGCAAATACTGCAAGGAAAGGTTTGTTGTTAACATATAGTAAACCACTGACAGGTCAAGGTTTGAAGAGCATTAATGTTTCTCAAACAGAAAGATATTGTTACGTTGTTCCAAGGTTTGGTGCAGCGATTGATAGTGATCTTAAAATTGGTTGGGATTTGAACCCAATTGCAGTTCAccaaaagaaagaaaatggcCAATGGGTCGTCACTGAATTTGTTAATAACAAGAAATACAAAGCGGTAGAGGCAGATCAAAAGCATTAA
- the RAD5 gene encoding DNA helicase RAD5 (ancestral locus Anc_2.411), with protein METEQEEKPRYFKDEFDSSLEPKPDFSQALGNQSSFLFSSHGDKDNEAEEIIDQPKDIFIAELRRIIPEMSMAFAEELYEKFYESEDNISNAIAYYFEHLDEAQISQSSPTATSPAVTQSSMLSSPLPPSLKRKKDYGYRESKRLKNTLRWKRFIGSLQVTAMATRPTVRPLKYGSGLKLSKTVSNLSPSKLYDPSGKRKTVMANYVRIFDLQTDREIGKVSEDIAQIIYPLLDNDELDFEITLIFCNNKRLSIGDSFILQLDCFLTSLMFDKMNLQSNSSSFETPLRASWDNSSRSILETDEELKNRSRKLALLSLFDKLKVKPVLNEGELLEKIANGSDNTEEVIDLEDDESFEQLMSQDYQEDDGTQHQEDAMNLNQLKTFYSAAQSSESLKDLPETEPSKDIFKLDLRRYQKQGLTWMLRREHEYAKAASNGDDPQVDGSMMNPLWKQFRWPKDMSWTAQKITGNPIELHDDIFFYANLHTGEFSEEKPVLKTIMKGGILSDEMGLGKTISTLALILSCPYDSEVVDKKLFKGEEDDIRETQPHLKPYASKTTLIVVPMSLLNQWNTEFNKANNSSDMRSEIYYGGNVSSLKKLLTKTHNPPTVVITTYGIVQSEWSKIFKKQNIGAEIQSSSGLFSVDFYRIVIDEGHTIRNRTTLTSKAIMDLTSKCKWVLTGTPIINRLDDLYSLVRFLKLEPWSQIGYWKMFVSTPFENKNFKQAFDVVNAILEPVLLRRTKQMKDIDGKPLVELPPKEVIVERLKLSKAQNAVYKYLLDRAEQSVILGLARGDLLKQYSTILVHILRLRQVCCDVKLIGAQDENDEDISQGNQQLIKDSSELDKILKNTDTDVSNNAFSKEDIDNAIDRIMKKYNPQIDFPALECSICTTDPIPLDKIVFTECGHPFCESCIEEYFEFQAGKNLELKCPNCREQINSNRLLTVEKIEAETFKLKHYENNLKPAKLSALLKHLQLLQDSSAGEQVVIFSQFSSYLDILEDELKEAFPTDVAKIYKFDGRLSLKERSTVLQDFQIKDLSRQKILLLSLKAGGVGLNLTCASHAYMMDPWWSPSMEDQAIDRIHRIGQTNNVKVVRFIIENSIEEKMLRIQERKRTIGEAMDADEDERRKRRIEEIKMLFE; from the coding sequence ATGGAAActgaacaagaagagaaacCGAGGTACTTCAAAGATGAGTTTGACTCATCTCTGGAACCGAAACCAGATTTTAGTCAGGCTCTGGGTAATCAGAGTTCCTTCCTATTTTCATCTCATGGAGATAAGGACAATGAAGCGGAAGAAATTATAGACCAACCTAAAGATATTTTCATTGCAGAGTTGAGAAGAATCATTCCTGAAATGAGCATGGCATTTGCCGAAGAGTTGTATGAGAAATTTTATGAATCAGAGGATAACATTTCGAATGCAATTGCCTACTACTTTGAGCATTTAGATGAGGCACAAATATCACAATCCTCACCTACAGCAACTTCTCCGGCTGTTACACAGTCATCAATGTTAAGCTCTCCTCTGCCGCCATCtctgaaaagaaagaaagacTATGGCTATAGAGAATCTAAACGGTTAAAAAATACACTGCGGTGgaaaagatttattggTTCACTTCAAGTTACAGCGATGGCTACAAGACCAACTGTTAGGCCTTTAAAATATGGTTCAGGATTGAAGCTATCAAAAACTGTATCTAATTTGTCCCCATCCAAATTATATGATCCTTCTGGTAAACGAAAGACTGTAATGGCAAATTATGTAAGGATCTTTGATCTTCAAACAGACAGAGAAATAGGGAAAGTATCAGAAGATATTGCCCAAATAATATACCCATTGTTAGATAACGATGAAttagattttgaaattactTTAATTTTCTGTAACAATAAGCGCTTAAGTATAGGTGATAGTTTTATCCTTCAATTAGATTGTTTTCTTACCTCACTTATGTTTGACAAGATGAACCTCCAAAGTAATTCCTCCTCATTTGAGACACCGCTACGAGCAAGTTGGGATAACTCATCAAGATCAATACTGGAAACAGACGAGGAATTAAAGAACCGTTCTAGGAAACTGGCGCTTTTgtcattatttgataaacTAAAAGTAAAACCTGTTCTAAATGAAGGCGAACTTCTTGAAAAGATAGCCAATGGTTCAGATAATACTGAGGAGGTTATAGATTTGGAAGACGATGAAAGTTTCGAACAATTAATGTCACAAGATTATCAAGAGGATGACGGAACACAACACCAAGAAGATGCAATGAATCTCAATCAGTTAAAGACTTTTTATAGTGCAGCTCAATCATCGGAATCGTTGAAAGATCTCCCTGAAACAGAACCATCAAAGGATATATTTAAACTGGACCTTAGAAGGTATCAAAAGCAAGGATTAACGTGGATGCTTAGAAGAGAACATGAATATGCTAAGGCAGCTTCCAATGGAGATGACCCACAGGTGGATGGGAGCATGATGAACCCATTGTGGAAACAATTCAGATGGCCCAAAGATATGTCTTGGACAGCCCAGAAGATAACGGGCAATCCAATCGAACTTCatgatgatattttcttttacGCAAATTTGCATACTGGTGAATTTTCAGAGGAAAAACCTGTCTTAAAGACAATTATGAAAGGTGGCATTTTGTCAGATGAAATGGGTTTGGGTAAAACCATTTCAACATTGGCACTAATTCTTTCCTGTCCATATGATTCAGAAGTTGTGgataaaaaattatttaaaggGGAGGAAGATGATATCAGAGAAACCCAACCTCATTTAAAGCCATATGCCTCTAAAACTAcattaattgttgttccaATGTCTCTTTTGAATCAATGGAATACGGAATTCAATAAAGCAAATAACTCCTCTGACATGCGTTCAGAGATCTATTATGGTGGGAACGTCAGTAGTCTGAAGAAGTTGTTAACTAAAACACACAATCCACCTACGGTTGTGATTACGACATATGGTATTGTTCAGAGTGAATGGAgtaaaatctttaaaaaGCAAAACATTGGGGCTGAGATACAATCGTCTAGTGGTTTATTTTCTGTTGACTTCTATCGTATTGTAATTGATGAGGGGCATACTATAAGAAATAGGACAACATTAACCTCAAAAGCTATAATGGATCTTACAAGTAAATGTAAATGGGTATTAACTGGTACTCCTATTATTAATAGATTGGATGATTTGTACAGTTTAGTACgatttttaaaattagaGCCATGGTCTCAAATTGGGTACTGGAAAATGTTTGTCTCTACAccatttgaaaataaaaacttCAAACAAGCCTTTGATGTCGTCAATGCTATTTTAGAACCTGTTCTTTTGAGACGTACGAAGCAAATGAAGGATATTGATGGGAAACCACTGGTTGAATTACCACCAAAGGAAGTGATTGTCGAGAGACTTAAACTCAGTAAAGCTCAGAATGCAGTTTATAAGTATCTATTGGATAGGGCAGAGCAATCTGTCATATTGGGGCTTGCTAGAGGAGATCTTCTCAAACaatattcaacaattcTGGTTCATATTTTAAGGTTAAGACAAGTATGTTGTGATGTCAAGTTGATAGGTGCACAAGATGAAaacgatgaagatatttCCCAAGGGAACCAACAACTAATTAAAGATTCCAGTGAACTTGATAAAATACTGAAAAATACAGATACTGACGTTTCTAATAATGCATTTTCTAAAGAAGATATAGATAATGCGATCGATCGAATtatgaaaaaatataatccTCAAATTGATTTTCCTGCTTTAGAATGTTCCATATGTACTACAGACCCAATTCCActtgataaaattgttttCACAGAATGTGGTCACCCTTTCTGTGAAAGTTGCATAGAGGAATACTTTGAGTTCCAAGCTGGAAAGAACCTGGAATTGAAATGTCCAAATTGTAGGGAACAAATAAATTCTAATCGCCTATTAACAgtagaaaaaattgaagctGAAACCTTCAAACTAAAACACTACGAGAATAATCTCAAACCGGCCAAACTTTCTGCGTTACTAAAGCACTTACAACTATTGCAGGACAGTTCTGCTGGTGAACAGGTGGTAATATTTTCTCAATTCTCCTCATATCTTGATattttggaagatgaattgaaagaggCATTTCCAACTGATGTCGcaaaaatttataaatttgaCGGACGTTTATCATTGAAGGAACGTAGCACTGTGCTCCAGgatttccaaattaaaGACCTTAGTCGCCaaaaaattttattattgtcaCTGAAAGCTGGTGGGGTAGGGTTAAATTTAACTTGTGCATCGCATGCGTATATGATGGATCCTTGGTGGTCACCAAGTATGGAGGACCAAGCTATAGACAGAATACACAGAATTGGTCAAACAAATAATGTCAAAGTTGTTCGATTTATTATAGAAAATAGTATTGAAGAGAAAATGCTTCGTATTCAAGAACGGAAAAGAACCATTGGTGAAGCAATGGATGCAGATGAGGATGAGAGAAGgaagagaagaattgaagagatTAAAATGTTGTTTGAGTAG